A region of the candidate division WOR-3 bacterium genome:
TTTGAACATAGTAGTAACCCATGAAATGCTCAACGGTATTTCCAAGTTCGATGGGTGACTCTTCAACGATAAAAGCATATTCATAAAATGCAACTTCTTTAAGCTTAAACCCTTGCTTAAGGAGGCGTTCTATAATGGTATCTTTGTTAGTCTTTAGAGTATTTACCCTTATCGCGCTTTTGGGTTTTTTTATAACGCAATCCAAAAAGGCCTCAAAGTTGCTCCCGTAGAAATTGGAAAGAAATCTGAAGAGCTCCGAGTTATTTTTAATACTCTCGATGTTCATTTAGGACTCCAAGCTCTTTAAGCTGTAAAATCCACAACCTCTCCTTTTGAAGCTTTCCACTCTTATACATATTATATAATAGGTTGTAATAGCCCAAATTGAATGCTGCAACGATAACATTTCGCAAAAACCTCGCATACCCCGTTCTCAACACGGGGGTATTATCAAATAACCTTCTGAAGCCCTCCTCATCGAGACTTAAAAGATACTCAACAGATGGGGCAACTAATTCTTTTTTATATGGAGAGTAAACTTCCGTAAGTTTTGCCTTCTTATTCAATGGGCATACCTCTTGACATACATCACAGCCAAAAACCCAACTCTGCATTCTTACAGCGAGATCCTTGGGTATTACTCCCTTATATTCAACCGTTAAGTAACTTATACACTTAGAGGCGTCAAGCACACCCGGTTCTACTATGGCCTTTGTGGGGCAGGACTCAACACACAAGTTGCAACCTAAGCACAAAGTGGTATCAATATTACCGATGCTATCAGACAAATCGACGTTGAGGAAAGCACCTCCGAGGTTGAAATATGAGCCCCGTTCAGGATCTAAAAGTAACGTATTGTATCCAATAAAACCAAACCCCGCATTTTTGGCAATTGGTTTTTCAAGCACCGGCGAACTGTCTACAAATATCTTGTAAGCAATGCCCTTATGTTTTGATTCAAGCTCAGATAAAATCTCAGCTATGCGAGTTTTCAAAACCCTATGGTAGTCCATACGAATTGCATACTTAGAAATCATAACCTTTCCTTCGACCTCTACTCCATCCCAATTGATATCATTATAAGAGGCCCTTACAACGAGAATGGATTTAACCCACTCTGGAAAGGTTCTTCTTCTTCTTTCAAGCCCCCTCTTAAGATATTCCATCTCACCGTTATACCCTATCTCGAGCCATTTTTCATAAAAAGCGATTTCTTTCGATAAGTCTGGAGGCGGAATTATTCGAAATTCCATAAACTCAAAGGTATCTTCTTATAGCCGATATCTCAATACATTTCCCTGTGTTTTCATCTATTTTTGCAACAACGCCCTCCAGTCCCGGTTCCGATTCTTCTGGCTCAAAACCAACGGGCATCTGGGTTAAAAATCTGCGTATAAAAAGCTCTTTTTTAACACCAATAACACCCCCAAGCCCTCCGGTCATCCCAGCATCGGTGATGTAACCTGTTCCTCCGGGTAGTATCCTGGCATCTGAAGTCTGAACATGAGTATGCGTCCCAACCACTATAGAAACTCTTCCATCCAGATAATGAGCAAGGCTCACCTTTTCGGAGGTTGCCTCAGCGTGAAAATCAAGAATAACTATTTTTTCTCTGTGTTGTTTCAAAAAATCATCAGCCACTCTAAAGGGGCAATCGTACGGTTCCATAAATACCCTACCAAGGAGGTTGAAAACAAGCAATTTATAGCCTTTAACCTCAAAAAGTCCATAGCCTCGTCCTGGTGTCCCCGGCGGGTAGTTTAGTGGCCTTATAACCCAATCCGTAGACTCAACAAAGGGAATTCCCTCCCTTCTGTCCCAGATATGATTACCACCAGTGAGAACATCAACCCCCGCTCTCTTTACTTCTAAAGCCGATTTTTCGGTTATTCCAATTCCACCTGCAAGATTTTCACCGTTCGCAATAACAAAATCTACCTTAAATTCTTCCTTGAGTTTTGGAAGAAGGTTCTTAACAACATCACGCCCTTGACTGCCAACGATATCACCGATAAACAAAATTGTAATCATCGCGCATACTCCACTGCCCGAGTTTCCCTGATCACCACTACTTTAATCTGCCCAGGAAATTCAACCTCTCCCTCGATTCTTTGTGCAACCTGCCTTGCTATATCGAAGGCCTCTGTATCGGAAACCTTTTGGGCCTCCACAATGATTCTTATTTCCCTTCCAGCCTGCAATGCATATGCCTTTTCAACCCCTGGAAAACTTAATGCAATCTGTTCCAACTTTTCAATCCTCTTCAAGTAAGCTTCGATACTCTCTCTTCTGGCACCCGGTCTTGAACCGGAGATCGCGTCAGCTGCCTGTACAATAACTGCAATAGGGCTTTTAGGAGATTCTTCACCGTGATGGGAAGCTATGGCATTCACTACGAGGTCGTTCTCACCAAGCCTCTTTGCAATTTGAGCACCAATCAATGCATGAGGACCTTCAAAGCTCTCGTCGGCTGTCTTTCCAATATCGTGAAGAAGCCCGGCCCTTCGTGCATATTGAACCGAAAGTCCTAATTCACTGGCCATAATACCTGCTATATAAGCAACTTCCATAGAATGCTGCAAGAGATTCTGGCCATAGCTCGTTCTGAATTTCATCTTTCCAATCTGTTTTAATAGTTCTGGGTGGAATCCGGAAAGCCCAAGCTCTAATGTGGCATCTTCACCAATCTTTTTTAAATGCTCTTCAAACTCTGCCTCCACCTGAGCGTAAATTTCCTCAATCCTTGCCGGGTGTATTCTTCCATCCTGTATTAACTTTTCGAGGGTGAGTCTTGCCTTCTCCCTCCTTATGGGGTCAAAGGAAGACAAGATAACAGCCTCTGGCGTATCGTCGATTATTACCTCAACTCCTGTAATTGACTCAAAGGTCTTTATATTTCTACCTTCCCTACCAATGATTCTACCTTTCAAATCATCAGAAGGAATGGGGACAATACTTGTCGTACTTTCCTGAGTAACCACAGTGGCAACTCGCTGAATTGCGTGAAGGACTAACTCCTTTGCTTCCTTTTCTGCTTTTTCCTTTGCCTCTTCTCTTATCTTGTACATTAACTGGGCTGCTTCATATCTTACCTGTTGCTCCAAACTTTTAAGAAGTTCCTGTTTTGCTTCCTCTCTTGTAAGCCTTGCAATCTCCTCCAGCTTTCTCGCCGCCTCTTCATTGAGCTTGTCCAGTCTTTCTTCCTTCGCCTGAATAGCCTTTTCCCTCTCTTTGAGCTCACTTTCCAGCTGTTTAAGTGCAATTTCTCTTCTTGTTAATTGTTCGGCTTTTTTGTCGATAGCCTGTTCCTTTTCGATCAACCTTTTAGAAGTTTTCTCCAGTTCTTTTTTAGCCTCAAAGGCTTCTTTCTCAAACTTCTTTCTTTCCTTCATCCAGTATTCTTTTGCCTGGTTTTCAGCCTCTCTCTTAATCTCTTCAGCTTCCTTCTGGGCCTTTTCAATTATACCCTCAGCTGTACCAAGGGCTTCCTCCAACTTCTTCTTATAAATCCCTTTAAAGTAGGCAAAACCAAACCCAAAACCGACCAAAATTCCTACAATTCCGAAAATTATTCCCATCATTGTTCTTCCTCCCTCTGAAAGATCTTTATACCTTTTATTTTATCTGGCAGGTAATCCTGCTTCACTCCTCGATTTTTACCGTATGGGTATACGTATCCCATGCCTCTGCCAAGCCTTTTGGCTCCCTGATAGTGGGAATCCATTAGATGGAGGGGGACAGGCAATTTTCCTGTTTCTTCTACAATTTCCCTTGCCTTTGCAAGGGTTCTTATAACAGCGTTAGATTTCTTAGCCAACGCCAAATATAAAACTGCAAAGGTTAAAATAATATCCCCTTCTGGTCTTCCCACCATCTCAAAACCCTCTTTACAGGCGCTCACAACCCTTATTGCCTCTGGATCCTCAAGCCCGATATCTTCACAGGCATGAACAAATAACCTTCTAATAATATAAAGAGGGTCCTCCCCCTGTTCTAACAATCTAACCAGCCAATATACCGCCGCATCGGGGTCTGAACCCCTTATGGATTTGATAAGGGCGGAGATCATATCATAATGCTCATCCTCAGTGAGGGTGTAAGCCCTGTGAGGCATAATTTCCTGAATAAGCTCCATATCTATTTGGAATAATCTCTGATTTATTGCCACGAGTAAAGCAGTTTCCAAAATGTTAAGGGCTCTGCGAGCATCGCCATCGGCCATCTGCGAAATTCTCAAAAGAACATTCTCGGCTGTCTCAATTCTATACTCCTCAAAAATTAAGCTACTGGCACGCTTTAAAATCTCCAAAATTTCCTCTTCACTTAGTGGCTTAAATTCAAAGAGCATTGATCTGGATAAGAGAGCAGAAGAAATTGCAAAGTAAGGATTATGAGTGGTGGATGCAATTAAAATAAGACTTCCATCCTCTGTAAAAGGCAAGAAAAACTCCTGGTGAAGCCTGTTTAGTCTGTGGATTTCATCTAAATATAAAACTGCAGGCTTTCCAGTTGCCTTATAGTATCCAGTAAGGTGATCGACAAGATTCTTGATTTCGGAAGGCTTTATTTTTGCTGCATTAACTTCTTCAAATTTTGTCTTGACAAAATTGGCAACTATCCTGGCTAAGGCTGTCTTGCCACATCCAGGAGGTCCAAAAAAAATGGAACTCTTTAGCCTTCCATTTTCAATGAGGACCCTGAGGGGTTTACCATTCCCCACCAGGTGCTCCTGTCCAACAAACTCCTCCAGTGTCTGTGGCGCAAGCCTAACGGAAAGTGGCAAAAAATCCTTATTCTTATTTTCAAAAATCTCAAACTGCAAAGATTTACACCTCCTTTAGTATAATTATGCATTCTGAGGCCCTCCAAGTTTCGCATCTATTCTGTGGATGTTAAACTTTACGCTTTCGATCAGCTTATCGCTATCTTTCTTAAGGATGAGGTACCGATATGCAACATCAAAAATCACATTCACCAGCACAGTAGCCCAATCGATGTCAAGCCTCATCCTTGAGAGTCTTTCTTCCTCTTCCTTAAATCTGCTCTCAACGAAATTAACAACCTCGTCTAAAATGGCCTCATCTTCCTTATCACAAAAAATTTCAAATTCCATATTTTTAAATCTAATTTGCCTCTTGCCACGAACGTTGCTAAACAAATCAGGCATTACCTAAGCACCTCTATTTTGCTTTTTAAATTATGCAACCTGTTTTCAATTTTTTCCAGCCTCGCAATTATTTCTTTTATCACTTCGTCTTTTTCCGATGAGAGCTTTTCAAGGTGATTAACCCTTTCAAGAAGTTCACTAATTTTTTTAGTGAGTTCTTCACTAAGGTCAGGCATTCAACCCCCTGATTTCGTAGCCTTTTTCTATCAAAAGAGAGGTGAGATTATTGAACTTTATGTCCACTTCCTCTTGCGTCAAAGTCCTATCCTTTGAGCGCAAAATAAATCGCAAAGTTACACTCTTCTTACCCACTGGAATGGGGTTTCCCTCAAAGATGTCAAGGACTCTGAACTCTTCAAGCAATTCGCCGAAGATATCTTTTGCAACTTCAAGGATTTCCTTTATAGATTCATTAACTCTCAGGACCACTGAAATATCCCTACTGGTTGAAGGATAGGCAGGAAGGCCAGAGTATTTGGGCTCCTTCGGAGTCAGTTTTGAAAGGTCCAGCTGCATCACAAAAACGGGCACCTTGATGTCAAACATCTTCTTCACTCTTGCTGAGACTTCACCCACGTATCCAATTACATCGTCACCCTTCAAAACTACGCCACCAGAAGAAAGACCCTGAAACCTCAAATCTCTCTGTTCTAAAACAAGATTTTCTGAAAAAACGCCCTTTAAAGACTCAAACCCAACGAGGAGATCGTAAATATCCACTTCCCTCTCTGGTCTATCCCAAGTCTTTGGAATTTTACCTGCTACGCAAAGGCCAACCTTCATCACTTCCTCAGGGAGCTCATCCTTCCCTCGCCAGAAGAAAACTTTACCAACCTCAAAGATTTTTAAATACTCCACACCTCTTCTTAAATTCAGGGAGGCCACTTTTAAAAGCCCAGGTATAAGCGAAGTTCTTAAAACTGAAAGTTCGCTGTGGATTGGGTTCTGAATCCTCACAAAAAATTCTTCCCGTTCTCCCAAAGCTATAAGCTCATCTGGGGAAACAAATTCAATGTTTTTAACCTCTGTAAAGCCGCTTAGAATAAGATTCGCCTTTACCACTCTATCAAGGATTTTTTGCTTCTTCCCGGTAAACTCGCCACAGCTCTCCGCATTGGGTTTGACCCGGTCGTATCCATAAATTTTAAGAACCTCTTCTGCTATATCTTCCCACACTTCGATGTCCCTGCGCCTCGATGGCACTGATATCACGAGATGGTCTTCTTTCTTATGAACGGCAAAACCAAGCCTTTCAACTATCCGCTTCACTTCTTCCGGGTTTAATACTTCACCGACTATCCTATTAAGGTCTTTAAAGTAGAGGGTAATTTTTTTCTGTTCAAAAGTTTTGCCCTGAACCAAGTTAATTTTACAAACCTCTCCCCCCGCAATCTCCTTGACCAAATAGGCGACACGCTTTGACGCAACTTCTGGTATTCCAGGGTCTCCACCTCTCTCAAAGCGCCTCGATGATTCCGTCGTAATACCAAGCATCTGAACAGCCTTTCTGATCCTTACTCTATCAAAATATGCGCTTTCAATGATGATCTCCCTTGTATCCTCAGTAACACTGGCCTCTTCCCCACCAATTATACCAGCAATAGCTATTGGTACCTCTGCATCGGCAATCACTAACACCTCGGGATTTAGCTCTCTCACTGCCCCATCAAGGCAGAGAATTTTTTCACCTTCCTTAGCCCTTCTCACAACAATCCTTTCCTTGACCTTATTAAGATCGAAGGCGTGAATGGGCTGACCGAGTTCAAACATCACATAATTGGTGATGTCGACAATATTGTTTATAGGCCTTTGCCCCAGTAAACTCAGCTTTCTTTGCAACTCGAAGGGTGACTGGCCAACTTTCACATTTTTGACAATCCTCGCTGAATAAACTGGGCATCCATCTGGATCTAACACTTCGACAGCAAAAACTTCGTTACAGTCCTCTTCAACACCAAATTTGTGCCAGTGAATTTGATTACCCGTATGGGCCGATATCTCATGAGCCAATCCAATGATTCCAAGGAGATCAGGTCTATTAGGGAAAATGTAAAGGTCGTACAACCAATCCTTTAATCCCAGGTACTCTATAGGAGAAACACCAATGGGAAAATCTTCGGGTAGTTCAAACACACCCTCTGAATCAATCTCAAATCCCATTTCTTCGAGGGATAATAAATTGCCCTGGGAGACAATACCTTTAATCTCCCTTTCTTTTATTGCGTTCCCCTTCACTACTGCACCGGGCAAAGCCACAACAACTTTCAGCCCTTTCCTAACATTTGGTGCAGTTGAAACTACGTCAATCTTTTTATCACCTATGGAGACTTTAAGATGCCGATATCCTGGTGCATCCTTTATTTCCGAGACCTCTTCAATAACACCACTGTATAAGTATCCATCAAGCCCTTCGCCTATATACCTAAACTCCTCCACCTCAATCCCCATGTAAGGGAAGAGGTCTCTTAACTCGTAGGGTGAAAGTTTTAAATCCGGAAGATACTCTTTTAAGATATTGTAAGTAACTCTCATATCTGCCTCAAAAATCTGATGTCGTTATCACTAAATAGTCTAATATCGTCAATACCGTATTTTATCATCGCTATCCTCTCAATTCCCAGTCCGAAGGCAAAACCGGACCACTCCTCCGGAGATAACCCAACATTCTTAAGAACCTGCGGATGTACCATCCCGCATCCAAAGATTTCAAGCCACCGATCACCAAATTTTACATGGCCCTCTGCCGATGGCTCTGTAAAGGGGAAATAGG
Encoded here:
- the queG gene encoding tRNA epoxyqueuosine(34) reductase QueG encodes the protein MEFRIIPPPDLSKEIAFYEKWLEIGYNGEMEYLKRGLERRRRTFPEWVKSILVVRASYNDINWDGVEVEGKVMISKYAIRMDYHRVLKTRIAEILSELESKHKGIAYKIFVDSSPVLEKPIAKNAGFGFIGYNTLLLDPERGSYFNLGGAFLNVDLSDSIGNIDTTLCLGCNLCVESCPTKAIVEPGVLDASKCISYLTVEYKGVIPKDLAVRMQSWVFGCDVCQEVCPLNKKAKLTEVYSPYKKELVAPSVEYLLSLDEEGFRRLFDNTPVLRTGYARFLRNVIVAAFNLGYYNLLYNMYKSGKLQKERLWILQLKELGVLNEHREY
- a CDS encoding TIGR00282 family metallophosphoesterase, which encodes MTILFIGDIVGSQGRDVVKNLLPKLKEEFKVDFVIANGENLAGGIGITEKSALEVKRAGVDVLTGGNHIWDRREGIPFVESTDWVIRPLNYPPGTPGRGYGLFEVKGYKLLVFNLLGRVFMEPYDCPFRVADDFLKQHREKIVILDFHAEATSEKVSLAHYLDGRVSIVVGTHTHVQTSDARILPGGTGYITDAGMTGGLGGVIGVKKELFIRRFLTQMPVGFEPEESEPGLEGVVAKIDENTGKCIEISAIRRYL
- the rny gene encoding ribonuclease Y → MMGIIFGIVGILVGFGFGFAYFKGIYKKKLEEALGTAEGIIEKAQKEAEEIKREAENQAKEYWMKERKKFEKEAFEAKKELEKTSKRLIEKEQAIDKKAEQLTRREIALKQLESELKEREKAIQAKEERLDKLNEEAARKLEEIARLTREEAKQELLKSLEQQVRYEAAQLMYKIREEAKEKAEKEAKELVLHAIQRVATVVTQESTTSIVPIPSDDLKGRIIGREGRNIKTFESITGVEVIIDDTPEAVILSSFDPIRREKARLTLEKLIQDGRIHPARIEEIYAQVEAEFEEHLKKIGEDATLELGLSGFHPELLKQIGKMKFRTSYGQNLLQHSMEVAYIAGIMASELGLSVQYARRAGLLHDIGKTADESFEGPHALIGAQIAKRLGENDLVVNAIASHHGEESPKSPIAVIVQAADAISGSRPGARRESIEAYLKRIEKLEQIALSFPGVEKAYALQAGREIRIIVEAQKVSDTEAFDIARQVAQRIEGEVEFPGQIKVVVIRETRAVEYAR
- a CDS encoding replication-associated recombination protein A → MQFEIFENKNKDFLPLSVRLAPQTLEEFVGQEHLVGNGKPLRVLIENGRLKSSIFFGPPGCGKTALARIVANFVKTKFEEVNAAKIKPSEIKNLVDHLTGYYKATGKPAVLYLDEIHRLNRLHQEFFLPFTEDGSLILIASTTHNPYFAISSALLSRSMLFEFKPLSEEEILEILKRASSLIFEEYRIETAENVLLRISQMADGDARRALNILETALLVAINQRLFQIDMELIQEIMPHRAYTLTEDEHYDMISALIKSIRGSDPDAAVYWLVRLLEQGEDPLYIIRRLFVHACEDIGLEDPEAIRVVSACKEGFEMVGRPEGDIILTFAVLYLALAKKSNAVIRTLAKAREIVEETGKLPVPLHLMDSHYQGAKRLGRGMGYVYPYGKNRGVKQDYLPDKIKGIKIFQREEEQ
- the zapA gene encoding cell division protein ZapA, translated to MPDLFSNVRGKRQIRFKNMEFEIFCDKEDEAILDEVVNFVESRFKEEEERLSRMRLDIDWATVLVNVIFDVAYRYLILKKDSDKLIESVKFNIHRIDAKLGGPQNA
- the pheT gene encoding phenylalanine--tRNA ligase subunit beta, which encodes MRVTYNILKEYLPDLKLSPYELRDLFPYMGIEVEEFRYIGEGLDGYLYSGVIEEVSEIKDAPGYRHLKVSIGDKKIDVVSTAPNVRKGLKVVVALPGAVVKGNAIKEREIKGIVSQGNLLSLEEMGFEIDSEGVFELPEDFPIGVSPIEYLGLKDWLYDLYIFPNRPDLLGIIGLAHEISAHTGNQIHWHKFGVEEDCNEVFAVEVLDPDGCPVYSARIVKNVKVGQSPFELQRKLSLLGQRPINNIVDITNYVMFELGQPIHAFDLNKVKERIVVRRAKEGEKILCLDGAVRELNPEVLVIADAEVPIAIAGIIGGEEASVTEDTREIIIESAYFDRVRIRKAVQMLGITTESSRRFERGGDPGIPEVASKRVAYLVKEIAGGEVCKINLVQGKTFEQKKITLYFKDLNRIVGEVLNPEEVKRIVERLGFAVHKKEDHLVISVPSRRRDIEVWEDIAEEVLKIYGYDRVKPNAESCGEFTGKKQKILDRVVKANLILSGFTEVKNIEFVSPDELIALGEREEFFVRIQNPIHSELSVLRTSLIPGLLKVASLNLRRGVEYLKIFEVGKVFFWRGKDELPEEVMKVGLCVAGKIPKTWDRPEREVDIYDLLVGFESLKGVFSENLVLEQRDLRFQGLSSGGVVLKGDDVIGYVGEVSARVKKMFDIKVPVFVMQLDLSKLTPKEPKYSGLPAYPSTSRDISVVLRVNESIKEILEVAKDIFGELLEEFRVLDIFEGNPIPVGKKSVTLRFILRSKDRTLTQEEVDIKFNNLTSLLIEKGYEIRGLNA